In Astyanax mexicanus isolate ESR-SI-001 chromosome 25, AstMex3_surface, whole genome shotgun sequence, a genomic segment contains:
- the LOC125787623 gene encoding piggyBac transposable element-derived protein 4-like yields the protein MPATPPAAAASRPVSRPPLCQQQQPADRSAARHSASSSSQPTGQPPATKVCEVDSSSTVPPCVPPLEPLPGPSSSVDVPRTSAGGQANGSGTRRTGPPPAKRRVLIPSPPPPEISSHTSAVQQSYSDARSSRQRASAAEKCPAPSPPAALERWFDKSEEDEQPRPLQFRPRRTPGVQLDFQTDYSASDIFQLFFSKEVIRTLCSNTNKYAARRSVQGIKRQWTDVNADEMLKFLSITIYMGLMKPSATRDLWRKDRLHSHPFPASVMAGYRYEAISAYLHMSDPDADVKNDQLRGQPEYDGLFRLKPLQEQILAACRAYYQPHQNLSIDERMVATKARIRMKQYMKDKPTKWGYKLFILADSCSGYTCDFSVYEGKARKPTGNGLSFDAVVSLLHVPSLGTGYTVYVDNFYTSSMLFRHLHRIGFGACGTIRETRIGFPKTTANALPKKADRGEMRWIRDGPLLFVKWRVTRDVTMCSTVHKAYSGQSVQRRVRSKNGTWSTQQISVPEPVKAYNKFMGGVDLSDALIKYYSVTQKTRRWYVKLFLHFVDIAVVNSFIIHKEMALARQQKSLSQKSFREVLCMELADVGQPQVSIPAEVPSEPSMPPSPECGPQGCFPVPVPDMSTENRLKATQGRRKCVHCKMKTMFMCRSCSVPLCIIVDRMCFTEWHDQKSS from the exons ATGCCCGCCACTccgccagcagcagcagccagccGACCGGTCAGCCGCCCGCCACtctgccagcagcagcagccagccGACCGGTCAGCCGCCCGCCACtctgccagcagcagcagccagccGACAGGTCAGCCGCCCGCCACCAAAGTATG TGAAGTGGATTCATCCAGCACTGTTCCACCTTGCGTCCCTCCTTTGGAACCACTCCCAGGACCTTCATCATCTGTGGACGTCCCTCGCACCTCCGCTGGAGGACAGGCTAATGGCAGTGGCACCAGGAGAACAGGCCCACCTCCAGCAAAAAGAAGAGTGCTCATACCATCACCTCCACCACCTGAAATCTCTTCGCACACCTCAGCTGTGCAACAATCATATTCAGATGCCAGATCCAGCAGGCAGAGAGCAAGTGCAGCGGAGAAGTGCCCAGCCCCATCACCACCTGCAGCACTGGAGAGATGGTTTGACAAGTCCGAGGAAGACGAGCAGCCTCGTCCACTGCAGTTTCGCCCCAGGAGGACCCCAGGAGTTCAGCTGGATTTTCAGACAGACTACAGTGCCTCTGATATTTTCCAGCTGTTCTTCAGTAAAGAGGTGATCCGTACCCTGTGCAGCAACACCAACAAATATGCGGCACGGAGAAGCGTGCAGGGCATCAAGAGGCAGTGGACAGATGTAAATGCTGATGAAATGCTTAAATTTCTCAGCATAACCATCTATATGGGACTGATGAAGCCTTCCGCTACCCGGGACCTGTGGAGGAAGGACCGCTTGCACAGCCATCCATTTCCTGCTTCTGTGATGGCTGGGTACCGGTATGAGGCTATCTCTGCATACCTGCACATGAGTGACCCAGATGCAGATGTCAAAAATGATCAGCTCAGAGGTCAGCCTGAGTACGATGGTCTCTTCCGGCTGAAGCCACTTCAGGAACAGATCTTGGCTGCCTGCAGGGCCTACTACCAGCCACACCAGAACCTCTCTATTGATGAGCGCATGGTGGCCACCAAGGCAAGAATCAGGATGAAGCAGTACATGAAGGACAAGCCCACCAAGTGGGGGTACAAGCTCTTCATCCTGGCTGACAGCTGCAGTGGCTACACATGTGACTTCAGTGTATACGAGGGGAAGGCAAGGAAACCAACAGGAAATGGCCTGAGCTTCGACGCTGTTGTCAGTCTGCTCCATGTGCCCTCTCTGGGCACAGGGTACACGGTGTATGTTGACAACTTTTACACCAGCTCAATGCTCTTCCGTCACCTGCACAGAATTGGTTTTGGGGCCTGTGGAACCATCCGTGAGACCAGGATAGGCTTCCCCAAAACAACAGCCAATGCCCTGCCAAAAAAAGCAGACCGTGGTGAGATGCGATGGATCAGGGATGGCCCACTGCTGTTTGTAAAGTGGAGGGTCACACGCGATGTCACAATGTGCTCCACTGTCCACAAAGCTTACAGCGGGCAGTCTGTGCAGCGTCGTGTCAGAAGCAAAAATGGAACCTGGTCCACCCAACAGATCTCTGTGCCGGAACCTGTGAAAGCATACAACAAGTTCATGGGGGGAGTTGACTTGTCTGATGCTCTCATAAAGTACTACTCTGTGACACAGAAGACCAGGCGTTGGTATGTGAAGCTGTTTCTTCATTTTGTTGACATTGCCGTGGTGAACAGCTTCATCATCCATAAGGAGATGGCCCTGGCAAGGCAGCAGAAGTCTCTCAGCCAGAAGAGCTTCAGGGAGGTGTTGTGTATGGAACTGGCTGATGTTGGGCAGCCACAGGTATCCATACCTGCAGAAGTCCCCAGTGAGCCATCGATGCCTCCAAGTCCAGAGTGTGGACCACAGGGGTGCTTCCCTGTTCCAGTGCCTGACATGTCCACTGAGAATCGGCTGAAAGCCACACAAGGCAGAAGGAAATGTGTGCACTGCAAGATGAAAACAATGTTCATGTGTAGATCGTGCAGTGTTCCACTCTGCATAATTGTGGACCGAATGTGCTTTACAGAGTGGCACGACCAGAAGAGCTCTTAG